GCGTTGCCCGGCGTCGACGTCGCACCGGGCGCGACGCTGTTGACGCGCACGCCGCGGGGGCCGAACTCGGCCGCCCAGGTGCGGGTCATCTGCTCGATCGCGGCCTTCGACGCGGTGTACATGGCGCCGAACGGCACCCCGACCCGGGTCATCCACGAGCCGATGTTGACGATCGAGCCCGATCCGCGTTCGGCCATCGCCGGAGCGAGGGAGCCGACGAGCACGTGCGGCGCGCGGACGTTCGTCGCCAGGATCGCGTCGAGGTCGGCGTCGTCGAGGGCGTCGGTCGGCATCGTCGGGTAGACGCCGGCGTTGTTGACCAGGATGTCGACACGGCCGCCGAGGACCTCGGTCGCCGTGGCGGCGAAGGTGCGGAGATCGGCGTACGGGCCGGCGAGGTCGGCGGGCACGGCGTGGGCCGAGCCACCTCGGGCGGTGATCGCGTCGACCACGCGCCGCGCCCGGGCGGCGTCTCGGCCGCTGACGACGACGGTGGCACCGGAGGCGGCGAGCACGTGGGCGATCGCCTCGCCGATGCCGCTGGTCGAGCCGGTCACGACGGCGGTGCGACCGGCCAGGCGGTCGTCGGTGGGAAGGGAGTCGAGGACTTCTTGATTGGACTGCATGGTCCATTGCTAGCACAGACTGGACCGTCGAGTCCACTTTTTCTGGACCAGAGGGTCCAGTCGGGCTAGGCTCTCCTCGTGGACGACACGAAGATCACCGAGCGCGGACGGCTCACCCGCCAGCGGATCATCGACGAGACCGGCCGGCAGATCCTCGCCGCGGGCATCGGCGGGACGACGCTCGACACCGTGCGGGCCGCGACGCTGACCAGCAAGAGCCAGCTGTTCCACTACTTCCCCGGGGGCAAGACCGAGCTGATCCACGAGGTCGCCCAGTGGGAGGGGCGGCAGCTGCTCGAGGCGCAGGAGCCCGAGATCCACGACCTCGGCACCTGGGAGTCGTGGGAGCGCTGGCGCGCCGCCCTGGTCGAGTACTACATCAGCCTCGGTCGCTGGGCCTGCCCGATCGGCACGCTCGCGGCCCAGGTCGCCGCCACCGACGCCGAGGTCGAGCGCACCGTCAAGGAGAGCTGGGACGCCTGGCGCGAGCAGCTGGCCACGGGCATCCGGCGCCTGCAGGCCGCGGGGTCGGTCGACGCCTCGGCCGATCCGGTGCGCGTGGCGACGGCGATCATCGCCGCGATCCAGGGCGGGTTGCTGCTCAGCCAGTCCGAGCGGGCAGGGTGGCCGCTCGAGGCCGCACTCGACCATGCGCTCGGCCCGTTGCACACGGTCCGCCGCGACTGACGCGGGGCGTCCCCGGAGGCCCCCCGCGCCTCCTGCCGCCCTGCTCTCCCCCTCGCCCTGGCGAGATGTCACGACGTGCCGCTCACGTTCGAAGGTGAGCGGCAAGTCGTGACATCTCGACCGGCAGGGTGGCCCGGCCTAGCCGCCGAAGACGACCGCGCGCATCGCGTCGGCGCCGACCGACGCGTCGCGGTACCGCTGCATCAGCGCGGCGTTGGCGTCGTACTGCGGCCCCTCGCGCACCTCGGCCTGGTGGTGCAGGGCGAAGACCATGCCCTCGTGTCGGCGCGGGGCCTCGCCGAGCAGGGTGGTGTGGGCGAGGTACCAGGCGGCGTCCTCGAAGCCCCAGCCCCGGAAGCGTTCGTCCTGCCCGCCGTGACTGCGCCACGAGGAGGCGCGGGTCACGTAGACCCCCGAGCAGGCCCCGCGGACGAGCTCGAAGTCGCACCGCTCGAGGGGGGTGCCCGCGGCCGCCTGCGCGGTGCCGTCGCGTCCCAGCCAGTGGTACTCGGTGTAAGGGAGGTGCACCCGGCCGCTCGTGCGCGCCGCCTCGATCGCCGCGAGCAGGGGCTCGCGTTGCGGCAGGGTGTCGGCGTCGCCGATCACGGCGACCTCGTCGTCGGCCAGGCCGGCCACGCCGAGGTTGCGGCACTGCGCGAGGTTGAACACCGGGTCGGGGGAGTCGATCGTGCGGATCTCGGCCTCGGGCAGGGCCTCGGCGTACCAGTCGCGCACGACCTCGAACGCCGCCACGCGACTGGGTTGCGGACGCCAGGGGAGCACGACGGTGACCATCCCGCGAGCCTACTGGCCTGCCGAGATGTCACGACTCGCCGCTCACGCCCGAAGGTGAGCGGCATGTCGTGACATCTCGCACGGAAGGGCCCGGCAGCAGGGCCCGGGCAGCAGGGCCGATCAGACCTCAGGAGGCGCGGGTCGCGTCCGCCGCACCCGGCAGCGTCAGCTCGAGTGCGTGGCCGCGCACGTGCGCCAGGGCACGCTCGACGGCGCCCGTGGTCACGACCGCGTCGCCCAGTGTCGAGGCGACGACCTCGGGCGCGGCCCGGTGCGTGAACCGGCTGAGCCACGGGGTCGTCCGCTCGAGCAGCAGGCCGATCGAGGGTGCCACGGCCCCGGCGACGACGATGCGGTCGACGTCGAGCATGCCGCTGAGCACGGCGCAGACGCGTCCGAACCGTTCGGCCATGCGCTCGACCAGGCGCAGGGCGGCCGGGTCGCCCGCGTCGGCGGCGGCGAGCACGGCCGCCGCGTCGAGCCGATCGAGCGGCACCGCCCACAACGGAGACGACTCGGGCACCGTGCCGAGTGCCCGGGCGGCCCGGGCCCAGTCCCGCAGCACGGCGCCGATCCCGTCCGCCGAACCGACGCCGTCGACCAGGTCGAGGAGGCGCATCTCGCCCGCGGCACCGCGGTTGCCCCGCACGAGGGCTCCGTCGAGCACGAACCCGGCGCCGAAGCGCTCGCCGGCCAGCAGGGTCACGAACGAGGGCCCCGCCCCACCGTCGCCGCGCACGCCGGCACCGCGCACGCCGGCGCCGGCGCCAGCGTCGCTTGCATCGCCAGCGTCGCTTGCATCGCCAGCGTCGCCAGCCGCACTCGCGGCACCAGCGCGCCGCACGCCGCCGACCTCGCGCGCCGCGGCCTCGGCGACCGCCGCGAGGTTCGCGTCGTTCTCGACGACGACGGCCCAGCCGCGCGGGGCGAACAGGCCGACGTAGTCCGGGTTCATCAGCTCCCAGAAGTCGGCGCCGGCCTCGACCGGTGACCGGCCCTCGGCGTCGGTGGGGGCCGGGACGCCGACGGTCACGGCGAGCACGTCGTCGTCGGCGAGCGAGGCCGAGGCGAGGGTGTCGTCGACCAGGGCCGACACGATGCGTCGGCGGTCGTCGGCCGAGCCGCAGGGGTCGATGCGGCGGACGGCCCGCGCGAGCACGTCGCCCCGCAGGTCGGCCACGACGGCGGTGAGCTGGTGCTGGCCGGCGTCGACTCCGACGACGTGCCCGGCGGAACGGGCCAGGGCGTAGCGCCGCGCGGGGCGGCCCTTGCGGTACTCGCCGGTCGAGCGGGCGTCGGCGAGCGAGACCATCCAGCCGTGGTCGATGAGGTCGTCGCAGACCCCGAGCACAGTGGACCGGGTCAGTCCGGTGAGGGCGATCAGGTCGCTCGCCGTGACGGCGTCGACGGACCACGCGTGCCGCAGCACCTCGGCCGCGTTCATGCGGCGCAGCAGGCTCGGCGACGACACCCCGGTGCTCAGCGCCACCCGCGCCTCCTCGTGCTGTGGCCGGTGTCTCGCGACACGGCGGATCTTTTCGACGACGACCCATGGTGCCACGACCCGAATTGATCTAGGGTCTAAATCTACACACCAGATCAACTCGGTCCCGACGCTGTCGTCGGGGTCGCGACCCGGGAGACGACGACGTGCCCACACCCCCACTGCCCTCCGGTGCCGGCCTCAGCCGACGCACCCTCCTCGGCGGGATCGGTGCCGCCGGGGCGGCGCTCCTCCTCGCCGGCTGCGCTCCGTCCGGCTCGGGCCGCGGGCGCACCGAGATCACCTTCTACGCGACCAAGCCCGAGGCGATCCCGTACTTCTCCGACCTGGTCTCGCGGTTCAACGAGTCCCAGTCGGCGGTCCGGGTGATCCACGACTCGACCTCGGGCATCTCGGCCGGCTTCGTCCGGGGCAACCCGCCCGACGTCGCGGCCTTCACGTACAACCTCGAGATGGCCCGCTTCATGGAGCGCGGGGCGCTGAGCGACCTGGGCGACCTGCCCGAGGCGGGCACGATCCGCCCCGAGGTGCAGAGCCTCGTCGACCAGTACGCGACCTACCCCGGCCGGACGAGCGTGCTGCCGTACTCGATCACGGCGGCGTCGGTGATCTACAACCAGCAGATCTTCGCCGACCTCGGGGTCGAGGTGCCGACCACGT
This genomic interval from Frigoribacterium sp. Leaf415 contains the following:
- a CDS encoding SDR family NAD(P)-dependent oxidoreductase, whose translation is MQSNQEVLDSLPTDDRLAGRTAVVTGSTSGIGEAIAHVLAASGATVVVSGRDAARARRVVDAITARGGSAHAVPADLAGPYADLRTFAATATEVLGGRVDILVNNAGVYPTMPTDALDDADLDAILATNVRAPHVLVGSLAPAMAERGSGSIVNIGSWMTRVGVPFGAMYTASKAAIEQMTRTWAAEFGPRGVRVNSVAPGATSTPGNAESAAILDALTAATPAGRPVRPVDIAYAVRYLASDEATFVHGALLDVDGGILNTRTM
- a CDS encoding ROK family protein; the protein is MALSTGVSSPSLLRRMNAAEVLRHAWSVDAVTASDLIALTGLTRSTVLGVCDDLIDHGWMVSLADARSTGEYRKGRPARRYALARSAGHVVGVDAGQHQLTAVVADLRGDVLARAVRRIDPCGSADDRRRIVSALVDDTLASASLADDDVLAVTVGVPAPTDAEGRSPVEAGADFWELMNPDYVGLFAPRGWAVVVENDANLAAVAEAAAREVGGVRRAGAASAAGDAGDASDAGDASDAGAGAGVRGAGVRGDGGAGPSFVTLLAGERFGAGFVLDGALVRGNRGAAGEMRLLDLVDGVGSADGIGAVLRDWARAARALGTVPESSPLWAVPLDRLDAAAVLAAADAGDPAALRLVERMAERFGRVCAVLSGMLDVDRIVVAGAVAPSIGLLLERTTPWLSRFTHRAAPEVVASTLGDAVVTTGAVERALAHVRGHALELTLPGAADATRAS
- a CDS encoding TetR/AcrR family transcriptional regulator yields the protein MDDTKITERGRLTRQRIIDETGRQILAAGIGGTTLDTVRAATLTSKSQLFHYFPGGKTELIHEVAQWEGRQLLEAQEPEIHDLGTWESWERWRAALVEYYISLGRWACPIGTLAAQVAATDAEVERTVKESWDAWREQLATGIRRLQAAGSVDASADPVRVATAIIAAIQGGLLLSQSERAGWPLEAALDHALGPLHTVRRD